A window of Bacteroidia bacterium genomic DNA:
ATCCAGTTCTGCCGGTTCCACTTACCAATGGTACCAAAATGGGGTTCTAATTCCCGGAGCTACTGAGGCATCCTACACACCTACGGAATCGGGTTATTACATGGTTAGGATTACCGACGACGGGGATTGTTATAAGCGTTATTCTGAATACTTTAACTTTTCTATCTCCATTGGAGTGGATACTCCTGAAAGTCAGGTTCTAACTACCGTTTTTCCAAATCCTTCCAACGGCAAGGTTTATATCAATAATATTGGATTAAATGGAGAGTCCTTTAATGTAGAAGTTTTTGATCCGGTTGGTCGAAGCATACTAACAGCAGCAAACTCCAAAGAAATTGATTTGTCCGGATATGGTAATGGGATATATTTATTGGCCATTGCTGAACAAGGTAAATCAACTGTTTATAAACGAATAATGATAATCAAATAATTTCTGCCATGAAGAAGATAGCTTTAGTTTTTCTAGCATTTTTGGCCATTTCAGCCCAAGCCAAAAAAGTAAAGTTTGCAGTAGATATGACCGGTTGGGTGGTAAATGCTACCGGAATGCATGTAATGGGCGACTTTCAGGTGGCAGCAGGATATCCCTTAGATTGGTCCCCGAATTCCACTCCGCTTAACCTGGAAGATTCCGCTACCAATATATACAGCATTGTGGTGGATATTCCGGCATACCAAAAATATGAATACGTTTTTTTGAATGGTGATCAGTCCTACGATGTAGAATTTGTTCCGGTTCAATCCAGAGTAGGTTACAATTTTGTAGATAATCGTTGGTTATATGTTGATTCCCTGGCAAACGATACCACCTTCGTTGGGGCTATCCTTTTCGCAGGAAATGCACCTGCAGGTTTAGCCTTGTTGAGAACCAAGGTAAATATGTCGGAAGTAAGTGTTGATCCTAGCGGAGTACATTTATTCGCCGATTTTCAAAACTGGAATTCTGAAAGTGTCTATATGTATTCCTTTGAGGCTGGTATTTATGAGGTAATTTCATATGTATTGCCGGGTACTTATTCCTATCTATATCTCAATGGAAATTCCTCCCAAACCCAGGAAACGGTTCCGGTTGAATGTCAAGTGAATAGTTCCCGTTCTATTCAAGTTTTAGCCGATACCGTTTTAGATCCGGTGTGTTTCTCAAGTTGCAGCAATTGCCTTGGAACTTCAGTATCGGATCTATCTGCTGAAAATGCATTTCTTTACCCCAATCCGGCCTCCGGTTCTTTCTTTTTCAGAAATAACCTGGCTAAAGAACCCGAAACCTTGGTATTGTTGAATGCAACAGGTAAAATCCTAGCTTCTTATATTTATTCGCCGGGTCAGGAAATGGAGATTTCTCTTTCAGAACTGTCTGCCGGTTTGTATTTTGTGAAAACTTCTACAAGCAGCCAACGCTTGATAGTTCAATAACTATTGCTTTATGAAACGCATACTTTGTACATTGGGAAGCCTGTTCCTGACTTCAGTTTCTGTTGTTGCTCAAGGTGATTTCTATGACCTAAATCAAATACAAAAAATTGAAATTTTCTTTTCAACCCCCAATTGGGATTACCAAATGGATACCTCCAAGTTGGGCATGGATGGCTATGTTTTTGCCGATTCCATTCGAATCAATGGGGTAACCATGGATAGCGTAGGGGTGAAGTACAAAGGAAATTCTTCCTATGATTCAACTTATGTGAAAAATCCTTTGCACCTTTCTTTGGATGAATTTAAAAGTCATACCTACCAAGGTTTCAAAGATGTTAAATTGGGTAATGGCTTTGATGATCCTTCACAAATAAGAGAAGTGCTTTCTTATAGTCTTCTTGCTAATTATATGGATTGCCCCAGATCCAATTTTGCTCAGGTTTATATCAATTCCAATTACCTGGGAGTCTATTCCAATGTCGAAAGCGTTAACAAAGCCTTCTGTTCCGAACATTTTGGCAGTTCGTCCAATACCTTCATTAAATGTAATCCTTTATTAAATCCTAGTCCTTCCACTAAAAGCAATTTAAAATTTCTGGGTTCAGACAGTACATCCTATTTTAACTTTTATGAAATTAAATCGGATTTTGGATGGACCAATTTGGTTAATCTTTGCGATAGTATTCTTAATCATCCTGAAACAATTGAAAATATGCTCGATTTGGATCGAGTAATTTGGATGTTGGCGTTCGATAATGTTCTGGTAAATCTGGATAGTTACATGGGTGTATTTTCCCAAAACTATTATTTGTATCGCGATGGAACCAAAAGGTATGTTCCCATAGTTTGGGATTTGAATATGAGTTTTGGCGGTTTCCCGTATATTGGTAATGCAGGTTCCTCAATGGGTACTTTGACCGTTGCCAATATGCAACAATTGTCTCCAACCATTCATGCCACCGATTTGTACTGGCCTTTGATTAACCGAATCCAGGAAAATCCACAGTATAAACGTATGTATATGGCTCATATCCGTACCATGGTACAAGAAATTATTTCAGCTAATTCCTATCTTAATCTGGCCCAAAGTTTTCAAGCATTAATTGATACTGCTGTACAATCTGAAACAACCGGCTTTTACTCATATGCCGACTTTCAGGGCGGTTTAACACAAAATGTAACAAATGGAAATTATTCTATTCCTGGAATAGCTACTTTGATGAATGGACGCCTGAGTTATTTTCAAACCAATTCAGAATTTAATCTCATTCCGCCGGTTATTGCTTCTGTTAATCCTTCCAATCTTTCTCCGAATTTGAACTCCAACATCCAAATTTTAGTTTCGGTTTCCGGTGCTACTTCTGTGTTTTTGGGTTTGAGAAATAGTAGTTTGGAGCGATTTATCAGATATCCTATGTATGATGACGGAATTTCGGACGATGGAATTGCAGGTAATGGAATTTATGGAATTAGCATTACTATTCAATCCTTGACCCCTCAGTATTATGTGTATGCCGAAAACAACGATGCCGGAATTTTTTCTCCTGCCCGCGCCGAACATGAATTTTATACTATTCAGGCAACTACCGGAGGTGAATCTGGCATTCGGTTGGTTATTAATGAGTTAATGGCATCTAATTCTTCCACGGCCACCGATGAAGCCGGTGAGTTCGATGATTGGATTGAACTTTACAATTTAAGCTCTGAACCGATTGATTTATCGGGCTTTTACTTGAGCGATGATTCTTTATCTCTTACGAAGTGGACCTTCCCGGATGGATCTATTATACCTGGAAATGGTTATTACATTGTATGGGCTGATGAAGATCAAACACAGGGGGTTAATCATTCTAATTTTAAACTGTCGGCCACTTCAGAGAGTTTAACTCTTTCTGATACAGCTTTGCATCTTATCGATGCGGTTGTTTGGGGGGTACAAACTTCCGATATTAGTTTTGCCCGAATTCCAAATGGTACAGGGGATTTTGCCATTACTCAGCCTACGTTTAATGCACCAAACGACGATTCAGGTGTGGATGAGTTAGGTAGCAGCAGTTTGCGTATTTATCCCAATCCGGCTAAGGAAGAGTTGGTGGTAGTGTTTGAAAATCAGGGTCTTCAGGAGTTAACTATCCGGAATTTGCTTGGAATTGCAGTGTTGGAAACCCGGGTTAGTTCGGGCCAATCCTTGTTGCTTACCGGCCTAAATCCAGGAGTTTACTTTTTGAATCTTGGAGGAGAAATTCGGAAATTGGTAAAGGAATAAGTTAGCGATGTTTTTTTGGCGGGCCCCCTCAGCCCAACCGGCTTTCTGCAAAATTTTTATGGATCTGCAATGGGCCTTCGGGTCACGCTATCGTCTGTAGTCCCGGCAGCCGGCCCACCATTGCCCTTTTTGCCGGGAGCTACTTGCCTCTATCGTTGCCCGAGGGTGCAAGACTCGCGGCAATTGTGCATTTGTTTTAGCCGTTTTCAATTATAAGTTTTAAAAAATTATAGACTATAAAAATCTGGTAAGATCCGGGTAAGTGAAAGAAAGGTATTTATATCTAAAAAAAATTACGTTTGAACCTGCCAAACATTTTTTTCAAAACCTGGCTATTCGTTTCGTATGACAATTTTGGATACTAA
This region includes:
- a CDS encoding CotH kinase family protein, which produces MKRILCTLGSLFLTSVSVVAQGDFYDLNQIQKIEIFFSTPNWDYQMDTSKLGMDGYVFADSIRINGVTMDSVGVKYKGNSSYDSTYVKNPLHLSLDEFKSHTYQGFKDVKLGNGFDDPSQIREVLSYSLLANYMDCPRSNFAQVYINSNYLGVYSNVESVNKAFCSEHFGSSSNTFIKCNPLLNPSPSTKSNLKFLGSDSTSYFNFYEIKSDFGWTNLVNLCDSILNHPETIENMLDLDRVIWMLAFDNVLVNLDSYMGVFSQNYYLYRDGTKRYVPIVWDLNMSFGGFPYIGNAGSSMGTLTVANMQQLSPTIHATDLYWPLINRIQENPQYKRMYMAHIRTMVQEIISANSYLNLAQSFQALIDTAVQSETTGFYSYADFQGGLTQNVTNGNYSIPGIATLMNGRLSYFQTNSEFNLIPPVIASVNPSNLSPNLNSNIQILVSVSGATSVFLGLRNSSLERFIRYPMYDDGISDDGIAGNGIYGISITIQSLTPQYYVYAENNDAGIFSPARAEHEFYTIQATTGGESGIRLVINELMASNSSTATDEAGEFDDWIELYNLSSEPIDLSGFYLSDDSLSLTKWTFPDGSIIPGNGYYIVWADEDQTQGVNHSNFKLSATSESLTLSDTALHLIDAVVWGVQTSDISFARIPNGTGDFAITQPTFNAPNDDSGVDELGSSSLRIYPNPAKEELVVVFENQGLQELTIRNLLGIAVLETRVSSGQSLLLTGLNPGVYFLNLGGEIRKLVKE
- a CDS encoding T9SS type A sorting domain-containing protein, with protein sequence MKKIALVFLAFLAISAQAKKVKFAVDMTGWVVNATGMHVMGDFQVAAGYPLDWSPNSTPLNLEDSATNIYSIVVDIPAYQKYEYVFLNGDQSYDVEFVPVQSRVGYNFVDNRWLYVDSLANDTTFVGAILFAGNAPAGLALLRTKVNMSEVSVDPSGVHLFADFQNWNSESVYMYSFEAGIYEVISYVLPGTYSYLYLNGNSSQTQETVPVECQVNSSRSIQVLADTVLDPVCFSSCSNCLGTSVSDLSAENAFLYPNPASGSFFFRNNLAKEPETLVLLNATGKILASYIYSPGQEMEISLSELSAGLYFVKTSTSSQRLIVQ